CGCCGGTGCTGGTCGATCGACTGATAGGCCCGCGAATAGCGGTCAACGGCCGCCTCAAGCGGCGACTGCCCCCGCGCCCGCTCGGCCAGCCGGTCGGGCGCCGGCGCCGGCCGCAAGCTCCCTTCCCTTTCCGGCCGCTCGCTGCGCTCCTGAGAAGGGGCAGGACGCGCATTGAGCTTGAGGCCGGAGAACATACCGCGCCGCTGCTTCTCGGCCTGCTGCGGGCCTTGTCTGTCGATCTGCGGGCCGTCCTCGCCGGCGCGGTCCTGCTGCGGCCCCTCGGCCGCCGCGCCGCGCCCAAGTTTCAGGCCCTCAAACGGATTGCGGCGCTGCTGTCGATCGCCGGCGAGATCCTCGCGCGGATCTGCACGGAGATCCTGAGCGAGATCCGCACCGACTTTTTGCGAGGATCTGCGATCAAGCGCATGATCCCCTGCCGTCGACTCCCGCTCCGCACGTAGCCCGGCCGCGCGCTCGGCCGGAATCTCGATCTCGCTGCGGACGCCCATTTGCTCCGCGATCCCGCGCCGCTCGGCAAAGTCGCGGGTATAGTCGAGCGTCGTTTCCTTCACGCCCGACCGGGACAGCCGGCGTTCTAGCTGGCTATATGCCAGCTCGCCGGCATCCTGAACCTTCCATGTGTTCCGGTGCGTCTGCGTCCCGTCCGGCAGGGTGACAGGGGTGGAACCCTCATGCTGTAGGCCGATCCTCTCCCCGATCTCCGGCGCGGCCTCCTTCATGGCCCGCTCAAGATCGACGCCCCATAGGGTGCGCTGCTCGCCCTTGTCGTTTTCCAGCGTCACGAAATAGCTGCCGGATTTCTGCGGGTCATGCTCGAACGGCGCGGCCCCATGCTCGACCAGCCGGCCGGCATTGGTGAACTCGTCCTGGGCGGCGTAGAGCTGCGCCCCGTCACGATGCCGGGTCATGGCGACATAGGTTAGATGCCGATCCATCGTCCCCGACGCCAGCACATAGGAACGATCGACGGTCGCCCCCTGGTTCTTGTGAATCGTCGTGGCATAGCCGTGGTCGATCGCCTGATAGTCGCCCATCGGCACGGAAACGCTGTCGCCTCGGCCGTCGAGCGTGGCGACGATCCGGCCAGGTTCGACATGATCGACCGTCGCCAGCATCCCGTTTTTCACGCCAAGGTCGCGGCTGTTTTCGAGGAACACGATGCGATCGCCAATCGCAAAGTCGCGTTTGCCATCATTGGTCTGGAAGGTCAGCGCCTCGGCAGGCCCGTCCCGCTCATGGTCGACGGCCTGGGCGACGTCCCCCGCCCCTTCTCGGCCCTCGGCCAGCTCGCCGGCCTCGGCAACGCGCGCCAGCTCGCCCCGGTCCTGTAGCTCGGCCCGGATCGCGTCATTGATGGCGCGAACATCGGCACGGCGGTGCGCCATCGCAACGCGGGTGCCGTCCGGCCGCTCGTCGCGATCGGCAAGGTAATCGCGCACGATCTGGCCGCGCGCGTCCTCGCCGGTTTCGGCAAAGCTGATATTGCCATGCTCCTGATAGGCGGCCAGGCCCTCGGCCGTGCGATGCGTGGCGAAGTCAACGGACGCCTCCCGCTGCCAGTCCACGCGCTGCCGGCGTATCTCGGAAAGCTCGGCATGGCCGATTTCCTCCGTGATCGCCCGGAAGGGTGCGCCGGCCCCGATCGCCTGTAGCTGCTCATGGTCGCCTACAAGGACGATCTTCGCCCCGCGCGCCTCGGCCTCGCCAACGAGCCGGGCGAGCTGGCGGCTCCCGACCATGCCGGCCTCGTCGATCACGAACACGTCGCCGCGGCCGATCGTGCCGCGGTCGTTCTCCCAACCGCGGGACCATGACGCGAGGGTGCGGCTCTGGATGCCGGAACTTTCCTCCAAGCCCTCGGCCGCCTTCCCCGACAAGGCCGCGCCGTGGACCTGATAGCCCTCGGCCTCCCATGCCTCGCGCGCTGCGGCAAGCATGGTGGACTTGCCAGCGCCGGCGAAACCGACAACGGCCGCGATGCGCTCCCGGCCGGTGATATGCTCGATCGCCGCCCGCTGCTCGTCGGACAGCCGGGCGGAAGCATCGCCGGCGCTGCGCTGAATGGCGGCGTCCTGCCGCTCTATGGCGCGCTCGACATACCGGCGATCGACACCATGACCATGCGCCTCGTGCATCCGCTGCGCGCTCTCGATCATGCCGGATTCGATCTCGACCACTTCGCGGGTCGAATAGCGGGCAAGCTCGATCTCGCCGGTTGCCGGGTCCGCGCGCTCGGCCTGCAACTCGACCAGCGCCGGCGAGGCCATCACCTTCGCAAAGGCGCTCTGGAACTCCTGTGGATCGTCGTTGATGTAGCGATGCAGCGCCCGCGCAACGTCGTGCCGATCGAACACGCTCTTTTCCCCGGTGATGAGGGTTAGAACCTGCTCGGGCTTCTCCCGGATCAGCTCGGCATTGCGCCGGGCCGCTTCCTCGTCCAGCCGCGCCCGCGACACGTCGAGGCCGCGCCGCTCCATCTGCGTGGCATGGACACCCATATGTTCGGTCGGCGCGATCTCAAGGCCGCGCTCCATGTGCGAACGATGGTCGATCCGAATATCAAACCCGGCCATCGCAAGCCGCTCGTTGGCGATCCCTTCCCACCTCTGGCGAAGGTCACGAAGCTGCATGTCGGTCGTCGGCAGGTCGTTCGCCAGCAGCCATTTGTTTTCACGCTCTAGGTAGGTCTTTTCGCCTAGCCCGTTCTCCGTCACCTGCCGCGTGGTCATAAGGATATGGGCATGGTGATTGCGAACGTCGCTCGCCTCGTGCGGTGCATGAATGGCGAAGTCCACGGCCGCGCCGTAGCGGTTCGCCAATTCCTGCACCAATTCCCGCGTTGCCTCTAGCCGTTCCTCGGCCGACAGCTCGTGCGGCAAGGCAACCTCAAATTCGCGGGCTACGCGAGCGTCCTTGCGCTTTTCGGTAAACTCGGCGGCGTTCCACAAGTCCGACCGATCCCGCGCCCAATCGGCGTTGACGCCCTCGGGCAAGACGATCTCGGCATGTTCGACGCCCTGCTTTGCCGTGTAGTCGTGCGTGATGCCGTCGCGCTCGTTGGTCAGCTTCTCCCCGGCACGATAAGCCATTGAGGCGACGGCGCTACGGCCCTTCGCCCGCGAAATTGGCTTCATGCTGAAATGGTAGATCGCCAATCCGTTGCCTCGATCCCGTTTCACCCTTTCCCGATAGCCTACCAGCCATTGGCGCACTGAGTTACGCAGTAACTCGTAAGTGCGCCCTTCTCAACTCAATCGCTTCGCTCTCTCGTCGCTCGGTGTGGCGCTTGCGGCAAGGTCGATGCGATGAACTGAGGCCCTGATTGTGCTGCAATGCCGCCAAAAATTCAAGGTAGTGCATAATCGTGTTTGGTGACGTTGCTTGCATCGGATAGACTACGGCTCAAATTGGGAGTGCAGACCGATGGCAATAGACAGCGCCGGAACACTTGCGTTGCTGATCGACGGCGACAATGCCACGCCGAAAATCATAACCGGGCTGCTAGCTGAGATTGCCAACTATGGCACTGCCAGCGTCAAGCGCATCTATGGCGATTGGACCAAACCGAACCTCAACGGCTGGAAAGAGTGCCTGCTGGAACACTCGATTCAGCCGGTCCAGCAGTTCGCCTATACGACCGGGAAGAACGCCACTGACGGCGCGATGATTATCGACGCGATGGACTTGCTCTATACCGGCCGCTTCTCCGGTTTCTGCATCGTCTCAAGTGATAGCGACTTTGCCCGCCTGGCCGCGCGCATCCGTGAGCAAGGCGTCATCGTCTATGGGTTCGGGGAGCGCAAGACCCCCCGCCCTTTCATCACCGCTTGCGACAAGTTCGTCTATTTCGACGTGCTCAACACGGCCGGGGAACAGAAGGAAGCGGAAGCCGTCGCCGCACCTAAAGCGGCCGCCGCCAAGCCTGCTCCGGCGAAAGCGGCACTCGATCGCGCTGCCCTCGACATGCTGGCGAAAGCTGTCACCGCCTCGGCCGACGAAGACGGCCGCGCCAATCTGGCCCGCGTCGGCGCGCACCTGGCGAAACAGTCGCCGGATTTCGACGCCCGCAACTATGGCTTTCCCCGTCTCTCCGATCTGGTCGAGGCGTCGGGCATTGTCGAGGTCGAGCGCATTGGCGAAAATCCGAAAATCATCATGGTTCGCCTCAAGGGCGGACCAGCCCCTCGCCCCGCTAGATAGAAGGAAATGGCACATGGCGCGCAAGACGATCGAACAGCGGTTGGCCGAGCTGGATGCGCAGCGCGCCACCCTCAAGGCCCGGCTCGGCAAACAGGAGCGCGCCAATGATACCCGCCGCAAGGTGCTGCTCGGCGCGCTCGTTCTGCATCGCCTCGAAAGCGGCAAGGATGAGGAATTTTCCCGACGCCTCCGCGAATGGCTCAAGCGCGAGCTACCCGACTTCCTGACGCGCCCCGGAGATAAGGAACTCTTTGCCGATCTGATCGCCAGCGCGCCGGCCAGGGAGACGACAGACAGCGCCGGGGGGGCCGCCTCATGAATCAGGCGACGTTAGCCTGGGCCGCGTTCAAGAACATGCTGCGCGCCGCCGCGCGTGATCCGGTATGGGCTATTTCCAGCATCCTCATGTCGCCCTTCCGGGCTGGCCGCTATCTGCTGCAAGTCGGCTTCTTCGTCTTTCTGGTCACGCTGATGCTCGCCGTTGCGGCCAATGGGATTCCGCAAGAATGGTGGATCGCTAGAACGATTGCCGGCTTGCTCCTGCTGCTGTTCTTCCTGGTCCTCGTTTTCCGTGTCCTCACCAATCCCCTCATTGAGCATTTCGGGGACATGGAAGGGGAAACCCACGGCTCGGCCCGCTTCGCCACCGACAAGGAAACCGCCGCCCTCGCCCGCGC
This genomic window from Ancylobacter sp. IITR112 contains:
- the traA gene encoding Ti-type conjugative transfer relaxase TraA, translated to MAIYHFSMKPISRAKGRSAVASMAYRAGEKLTNERDGITHDYTAKQGVEHAEIVLPEGVNADWARDRSDLWNAAEFTEKRKDARVAREFEVALPHELSAEERLEATRELVQELANRYGAAVDFAIHAPHEASDVRNHHAHILMTTRQVTENGLGEKTYLERENKWLLANDLPTTDMQLRDLRQRWEGIANERLAMAGFDIRIDHRSHMERGLEIAPTEHMGVHATQMERRGLDVSRARLDEEAARRNAELIREKPEQVLTLITGEKSVFDRHDVARALHRYINDDPQEFQSAFAKVMASPALVELQAERADPATGEIELARYSTREVVEIESGMIESAQRMHEAHGHGVDRRYVERAIERQDAAIQRSAGDASARLSDEQRAAIEHITGRERIAAVVGFAGAGKSTMLAAAREAWEAEGYQVHGAALSGKAAEGLEESSGIQSRTLASWSRGWENDRGTIGRGDVFVIDEAGMVGSRQLARLVGEAEARGAKIVLVGDHEQLQAIGAGAPFRAITEEIGHAELSEIRRQRVDWQREASVDFATHRTAEGLAAYQEHGNISFAETGEDARGQIVRDYLADRDERPDGTRVAMAHRRADVRAINDAIRAELQDRGELARVAEAGELAEGREGAGDVAQAVDHERDGPAEALTFQTNDGKRDFAIGDRIVFLENSRDLGVKNGMLATVDHVEPGRIVATLDGRGDSVSVPMGDYQAIDHGYATTIHKNQGATVDRSYVLASGTMDRHLTYVAMTRHRDGAQLYAAQDEFTNAGRLVEHGAAPFEHDPQKSGSYFVTLENDKGEQRTLWGVDLERAMKEAAPEIGERIGLQHEGSTPVTLPDGTQTHRNTWKVQDAGELAYSQLERRLSRSGVKETTLDYTRDFAERRGIAEQMGVRSEIEIPAERAAGLRAERESTAGDHALDRRSSQKVGADLAQDLRADPREDLAGDRQQRRNPFEGLKLGRGAAAEGPQQDRAGEDGPQIDRQGPQQAEKQRRGMFSGLKLNARPAPSQERSERPEREGSLRPAPAPDRLAERARGQSPLEAAVDRYSRAYQSIDQHRREGLPVLDMQRQEMRDAGQQLDQVRDGMKDLMRSTLQNDPATVRAMTELSGRERVAHVIDGMKRENAALQDPNVRAERFVERWQELQGQRRELRGWQHDEARAKVESQMNGMTKSLERDPQVDSILRNRRQELGIGQELRRGQTIARELQDEMTRGHRLSRGIGMER
- a CDS encoding NYN domain-containing protein; this translates as MAIDSAGTLALLIDGDNATPKIITGLLAEIANYGTASVKRIYGDWTKPNLNGWKECLLEHSIQPVQQFAYTTGKNATDGAMIIDAMDLLYTGRFSGFCIVSSDSDFARLAARIREQGVIVYGFGERKTPRPFITACDKFVYFDVLNTAGEQKEAEAVAAPKAAAAKPAPAKAALDRAALDMLAKAVTASADEDGRANLARVGAHLAKQSPDFDARNYGFPRLSDLVEASGIVEVERIGENPKIIMVRLKGGPAPRPAR
- a CDS encoding mobilization protein, coding for MARKTIEQRLAELDAQRATLKARLGKQERANDTRRKVLLGALVLHRLESGKDEEFSRRLREWLKRELPDFLTRPGDKELFADLIASAPARETTDSAGGAAS